The following proteins are co-located in the Syngnathus scovelli strain Florida chromosome 5, RoL_Ssco_1.2, whole genome shotgun sequence genome:
- the LOC125968537 gene encoding recombining binding protein suppressor of hairless isoform X1, protein MAPVVTGKFGDVCQPQRLTREAMRQYLKEKDDQTVLILHAKVAQKSYGNEKRFFCPPPCVYLLGSGWKKKLEKMQKEGCTEQEAQPCAFIGIGNSEVEMQQLNLEGKNFCAAKTLYISDSDKRKHFMLSVKMLYANSATIGVFLSKRIKVISKPSKKKQSLKNADLCIASGTKVALFNRLRSQTVSTRYLHVEGGNFHASSLQWGAFYIHLLDDDESEGEEFAVRDGYIHYGQTVKLVCSVTGMALPRLVIRKVDKQAALWDADDPVSQLHKCAFYLKDTERMYLCLSQDRIIQYQAAPCIKEANKEIINDGACWTIISTDKAEYTFYEGMGPVTTPVTPVPVVESLQLNGGGDVAMLELTGHNFTPKLRVWFADVEADTMYRCGESILCVVPDISAFREGWRWVRQPVQVPVTLVRNDGIIYATSLTFTYTSEPGPRPHCSVAEAILRTHTTSSSAASQTSSPSPSSSLSALANGQVAYSSRDSGMSSVSSAVSMLSS, encoded by the exons ATGGCGCCCGTTGTTACCGG GAAGTTTGGTGATGTGTGTCAACCTCAACGTTTAACGAG GGAGGCTATGAGACAGTACTTAAAGGAAAAGGACGATCAAACAGTCCTGATTCTGCATGCGAAAGTGGCACAAAAGTCGTACGGAAATGAGAAAAG GTTTTTCTGCCCTCCACCGTGCGTCTATTTGCTGGGCAGCGGCTGGAAGAAGAAGCTTGAGAAGATGCAGAAGGAGGGCTGCACAGAACAGGAGGCTCAGCCCTGCGCCTTCATCGGCATTGGTAACAGTGAAGTGGAGATGCAACAGCTCAACTTGGAGGGGAAG AACTTTTGCGCTGCTAAGACCTTGTACATCAGTGATTCAGACAAAAGGAAACACTTCATGCTGTCAGTGAAGATGCTATATGCCAATAGCGCGACTATTGGAGTCTTCCTCAGCAAGAGAATCAAAGTCATCTCCAAGCCTTCAAAGAAGAAGCAGTCATTGAAAAATGCAGACT TGTGTATTGCGTCGGGAACAAAGGTAGCTTTATTTAACCGTCTGCGATCACAAACAGTCAGCACCAGATATCTTCATGTGGAGGGTGGAAACTTTCACGCTAGTTCCTTGCAGTGGGGGGCTTTCTACATCCACCTCT TGGACGATGACGAATCTGAAGGAGAGGAGTTTGCCGTGAGAGACGGTTACATTCATTACGGCCAGACGGTCAAGCTGGTGTGCTCTGTTACTGGCATGGCACTGCCCAGATTG GTCATACGCAAAGTGGATAAGCAAGCAGCATTGTGGGACGCAGACGACCCGGTGTCACAGCTCCACAAGTGCGCCTTCTACCTGAAAGACACAGAACGGATGTACCTCTGTCTCTCACAGGATAGAATCATTCAATATCAG gCTGCACCATGCATCAAGGAAGCAAACAAGGAGATCATTAACGATGGTGCCTGCTGGACCATCATCAGCACAGACAAGGCTGAGTATACATTCTATGAGGGCATGGGCCCCGTGACCACTCCAGTCACTCCTGTGCCTGTGGTGGAGAGCctgcag TTAAATGGTGGAGGAGATGTGGCCATGTTAGAGTTGACTGGGCACAACTTTACCCCCAAATTAAGGGTGTGGTTTGCAGATGTGGAGGCGGATACCATGTATAG aTGCGGCGAGAGCATCCTGTGTGTGGTGCCAGACATTTCGGCTTTCAGAGAAGGCTGGCGCTGGGTGAGGCAGCCGGTGCAAGTCCCGGTCACGCTGGTCCGTAACGACGGAATCATCTACGCCACCTCTCTCACCTTCACCTACACATCGGAACCAGGGCCGCGACCTCACTGCAGTGTTGCCGAGGCCATATTGAGGACGCACACCACCTCTTCATCAGCAGCATCCcagacctcttcaccttcaccttCCTCTTCACTGAGCGCACTCGCAAATGGCCAGGTGGCTTACAGTAGTCGTGACTCAGGCATGTCGTCGGTGTCATCAGCCGTTTCCATGTTGTCATCGTGA
- the LOC125968537 gene encoding recombining binding protein suppressor of hairless isoform X2: MFASLLSVLHFLFGVRLRRFCDPETCSNKVPVAVHLLLDLPQMDTHCQTMKFGDVCQPQRLTREAMRQYLKEKDDQTVLILHAKVAQKSYGNEKRFFCPPPCVYLLGSGWKKKLEKMQKEGCTEQEAQPCAFIGIGNSEVEMQQLNLEGKNFCAAKTLYISDSDKRKHFMLSVKMLYANSATIGVFLSKRIKVISKPSKKKQSLKNADLCIASGTKVALFNRLRSQTVSTRYLHVEGGNFHASSLQWGAFYIHLLDDDESEGEEFAVRDGYIHYGQTVKLVCSVTGMALPRLVIRKVDKQAALWDADDPVSQLHKCAFYLKDTERMYLCLSQDRIIQYQAAPCIKEANKEIINDGACWTIISTDKAEYTFYEGMGPVTTPVTPVPVVESLQLNGGGDVAMLELTGHNFTPKLRVWFADVEADTMYRCGESILCVVPDISAFREGWRWVRQPVQVPVTLVRNDGIIYATSLTFTYTSEPGPRPHCSVAEAILRTHTTSSSAASQTSSPSPSSSLSALANGQVAYSSRDSGMSSVSSAVSMLSS; this comes from the exons ATGTTTGCTTCCTTATTATCGGTGCTGCACTTTTTGTTTGGCGTGCGTTTGAGGAGGTTTTGTGACCCAGAGACGTGTTCAAACAAAGTTCCGGTGGCAGTACATTTGCTTTTGGACCTGCCGCAAATGGATACACACTGTCAAACTAT GAAGTTTGGTGATGTGTGTCAACCTCAACGTTTAACGAG GGAGGCTATGAGACAGTACTTAAAGGAAAAGGACGATCAAACAGTCCTGATTCTGCATGCGAAAGTGGCACAAAAGTCGTACGGAAATGAGAAAAG GTTTTTCTGCCCTCCACCGTGCGTCTATTTGCTGGGCAGCGGCTGGAAGAAGAAGCTTGAGAAGATGCAGAAGGAGGGCTGCACAGAACAGGAGGCTCAGCCCTGCGCCTTCATCGGCATTGGTAACAGTGAAGTGGAGATGCAACAGCTCAACTTGGAGGGGAAG AACTTTTGCGCTGCTAAGACCTTGTACATCAGTGATTCAGACAAAAGGAAACACTTCATGCTGTCAGTGAAGATGCTATATGCCAATAGCGCGACTATTGGAGTCTTCCTCAGCAAGAGAATCAAAGTCATCTCCAAGCCTTCAAAGAAGAAGCAGTCATTGAAAAATGCAGACT TGTGTATTGCGTCGGGAACAAAGGTAGCTTTATTTAACCGTCTGCGATCACAAACAGTCAGCACCAGATATCTTCATGTGGAGGGTGGAAACTTTCACGCTAGTTCCTTGCAGTGGGGGGCTTTCTACATCCACCTCT TGGACGATGACGAATCTGAAGGAGAGGAGTTTGCCGTGAGAGACGGTTACATTCATTACGGCCAGACGGTCAAGCTGGTGTGCTCTGTTACTGGCATGGCACTGCCCAGATTG GTCATACGCAAAGTGGATAAGCAAGCAGCATTGTGGGACGCAGACGACCCGGTGTCACAGCTCCACAAGTGCGCCTTCTACCTGAAAGACACAGAACGGATGTACCTCTGTCTCTCACAGGATAGAATCATTCAATATCAG gCTGCACCATGCATCAAGGAAGCAAACAAGGAGATCATTAACGATGGTGCCTGCTGGACCATCATCAGCACAGACAAGGCTGAGTATACATTCTATGAGGGCATGGGCCCCGTGACCACTCCAGTCACTCCTGTGCCTGTGGTGGAGAGCctgcag TTAAATGGTGGAGGAGATGTGGCCATGTTAGAGTTGACTGGGCACAACTTTACCCCCAAATTAAGGGTGTGGTTTGCAGATGTGGAGGCGGATACCATGTATAG aTGCGGCGAGAGCATCCTGTGTGTGGTGCCAGACATTTCGGCTTTCAGAGAAGGCTGGCGCTGGGTGAGGCAGCCGGTGCAAGTCCCGGTCACGCTGGTCCGTAACGACGGAATCATCTACGCCACCTCTCTCACCTTCACCTACACATCGGAACCAGGGCCGCGACCTCACTGCAGTGTTGCCGAGGCCATATTGAGGACGCACACCACCTCTTCATCAGCAGCATCCcagacctcttcaccttcaccttCCTCTTCACTGAGCGCACTCGCAAATGGCCAGGTGGCTTACAGTAGTCGTGACTCAGGCATGTCGTCGGTGTCATCAGCCGTTTCCATGTTGTCATCGTGA